A single window of Methanobacterium bryantii DNA harbors:
- a CDS encoding peptide MFS transporter, translated as MLNKHPKGLYSLFFTEMWERFSYYGMRSILILYMVNAILYNTTFASTIYGYYTGLVYLTPLIGGYIADRYWGNRKSIITGGILMALGQFSLAVSSYLYVPSITQGVTYSSFIFNNQGILFLLGLSLLVIGNGFFKPNISSMVGFLYPKNDSRKDSAFTIFYMGINLGALLSPLIVGGLGDTGNPADYMYGFLAAGVGMIIGLIIFIWSKNKYLVTPDGKSVGSVPSHDINCQENSSKKLTKIEKDRTAVIAILSFFSIFFFIAFEQSGVSLTLLAEQHVNRVVPFLGNLHYSTSWFQTINPLAILILAPIFAALWPVLRKKGHEPPVPLKMAIGLIILAIGFIALLPAAQMLDAGTQNISPLWLVMAYIVFTMGELCLSPIGLSMVSKLAPLKFICLLMATWFLASSIGGVMAGYMGSLYPSPTRTMTEFWNIPIDGFTSFFMIFIIMSAAAGIILIITSKKLSKMMHGIQ; from the coding sequence ATTTTAAACAAACATCCAAAAGGGCTTTATTCCCTATTTTTTACAGAAATGTGGGAGAGGTTCAGTTACTACGGTATGAGATCCATCCTTATACTTTACATGGTCAATGCTATCCTTTACAATACCACATTTGCATCAACTATTTATGGATATTACACAGGACTGGTATATTTGACACCTCTCATTGGAGGATATATAGCCGATAGATACTGGGGAAACCGTAAATCCATAATTACAGGAGGTATACTCATGGCGCTGGGCCAATTTTCCCTTGCAGTAAGCAGCTATCTTTATGTGCCATCAATAACTCAAGGGGTTACATATTCATCTTTTATTTTTAATAACCAGGGAATATTATTTTTACTGGGCCTATCTTTACTTGTAATAGGCAACGGATTTTTTAAACCGAATATTTCTTCAATGGTTGGTTTCTTATATCCTAAAAATGATAGCCGGAAAGATTCAGCTTTTACTATCTTTTACATGGGCATTAATCTCGGTGCCCTCCTTTCCCCATTAATTGTAGGTGGACTAGGAGATACAGGAAATCCTGCTGATTATATGTACGGATTCTTAGCTGCAGGTGTGGGAATGATTATTGGATTAATCATCTTCATATGGAGCAAAAATAAATATTTGGTAACTCCCGATGGTAAAAGTGTTGGTTCTGTACCTTCCCATGACATAAACTGCCAAGAAAATTCCAGTAAAAAGTTAACAAAAATAGAAAAAGATAGAACAGCAGTTATTGCTATTTTATCATTTTTTTCCATTTTCTTTTTCATTGCATTTGAGCAGTCAGGAGTATCACTTACCCTTTTAGCCGAACAGCATGTAAACCGAGTAGTTCCATTTTTAGGTAATTTGCATTATTCTACAAGCTGGTTTCAAACCATAAATCCGCTGGCGATACTGATACTGGCCCCAATATTTGCTGCATTATGGCCCGTGCTTAGAAAAAAAGGACATGAACCTCCAGTACCGCTGAAAATGGCAATAGGATTAATTATATTGGCCATAGGGTTCATAGCCCTTTTGCCCGCAGCCCAGATGCTTGACGCTGGAACTCAAAATATAAGTCCTTTATGGCTTGTAATGGCTTACATAGTATTTACAATGGGAGAGCTGTGTTTATCTCCAATTGGATTATCCATGGTATCTAAATTGGCCCCACTTAAATTTATCTGTCTTCTTATGGCTACATGGTTTTTGGCAAGTTCAATTGGTGGAGTGATGGCAGGTTATATGGGCAGCCTGTATCCATCCCCAACTAGAACTATGACTGAGTTTTGGAATATACCAATTGATGGGTTTACATCGTTCTTTATGATCTTCATTATTATGTCGGCGGCGGCAGGTATAATTTTAATAATTACCAGCAAAAAGCTTTCAAAAATGATGCATGGGATTCAGTGA